In Cryptomeria japonica chromosome 10, Sugi_1.0, whole genome shotgun sequence, a genomic segment contains:
- the LOC131076908 gene encoding peroxidase 21 — protein sequence MASKSSVWFTFGSLILIVIALCPPLSSAQNSELKSNYYAASCPRAEDIVKEQVYNLYQEHGNTAVSWLRAIFHDCMVESCDASVLLDTSGSVVSEKPSDRNFGMRNFKYVNTIKSALEKECPGVVSCADIIALSARDGAVMLGGPRVELKTGRRDSKKSSAAVVDKYIPLHNDSVSIVLSRFAAMGIDAEGVVALLGAHTVGRTHCGNLVHRLYPKVDPTLNPEYAVYLKGRCPTTNPDPEAVVYARNDRGTPMKFDNSYYKNLMKNKGLLVVDQQLLLDPRTSPYVEKMAQDNQYFFSQFSRALTILSENNPLTGNNGEIRKDCRFVNT from the exons ATGGCGAGCAAGAGCAGTGTCTGGTTTACTTTTGGCTCACTCATACTCATTGTCATTGCACTGTGCCCACCGCTTTCATCGGCTCAGAACAGCGAACTGAAGAGCAACTACTATGCAGCATCTTGCCCAAGAGCAGAGGATATTGTGAAAGAGCAAGTCTATAATCTGTATCAAGAACATGGCAATACTGCTGTTTCCTGGCTCAGAGCTATTTTCCATGATTGCATGGTCGAG TCTTGTGATGCTTCGGTGCTGCTGGATACGAGTGGCAGTGTGGTGTCTGAAAAGCCATCCGACAGAAACTTTGGAATGAGGAATTTCAAGTATGTGAATACAATCAAGAGTGCACTTGAAAAGGAGTGCCCTGGAGTTGTCTCCTGTGCTGACATTATTGCTCTTTCTGCCAGAGATGGAGCCGTCATG TTAGGAGGGCCTCGTGTAGAATTGAAAACAGGGAGGAGAGACAGCAAGAAGAGCAGCGCAGCAGTGGTGGACAAATACATTCCACTCCATAATGACAGTGTCTCAATTGTTCTATCAAGATTTGCTGCCATGGGCATTGATGCAGAAGGAGTTGTTGCTCTTTTAG GGGCACACACAGTTGGAAGAACACACTGTGGGAACCTGGTACACAGGCTGTACCCCAAAGTGGACCCAACTCTGAATCCAGAATACGCTGTTTATTTGAAAGGTCGCTGCCCAACAACAAATCCAGACCCTGAAGCAGTCGTCTATGCACGTAATGATCGTGGAACGCCCATGAAGTTTGATAACAGTTACTACAAAAATCTGATGAAGAATAAGGGGCTTCTGGTGGTGGATCAGCAGCTGCTCTTGGATCCCAGAACTTCCCCTTATGTGGAAAAGATGGCCCAAGACAACCAATACTTCTTCTCCCAATTCTCCAGAGCACTTACCATTCTCTCTGAGAACAATCCTCTCACAGGGAATAATGGGGAAATCAGAAAGGATTGCCGTTTTGTCAATACCTAA